In one window of Bernardetia sp. DNA:
- a CDS encoding DUF6498-containing protein has protein sequence MPTSNLKKVYAKNITLIRFLFSLLVNAFTFLGIIVWKWSFFTVIYLYWAEEVIRIIFKLIENKVAHQKNKKIPPKERTISNEQLRYEYKSTKVMLFPMAIYFVFIIVIVGIIASPNSDATIDNLRTVFFKNMEFNLNLLLALISEIVILFYLFNKNVKNKFEKQSDSLDSTSQLDAEKEFLRKQREEDVKSYAHQHQEKYNNGKINTQNLQFSTQMIVLHLSIILGTFFYFAANTDKLPIQINLGVVGQFAFVIVFAAVQTIAEVLVFLKKGKEA, from the coding sequence ATGCCTACTTCGAATTTAAAGAAAGTTTATGCGAAAAATATCACTCTTATTCGCTTTTTATTTAGCCTTTTGGTAAATGCGTTTACCTTTTTGGGAATTATTGTTTGGAAATGGAGTTTTTTTACTGTCATTTATTTGTATTGGGCAGAAGAAGTTATTAGAATTATTTTCAAGCTCATAGAAAACAAAGTTGCACATCAAAAAAACAAAAAAATCCCTCCTAAAGAAAGAACTATCTCTAATGAACAGCTACGTTATGAATACAAATCCACTAAAGTGATGCTCTTTCCCATGGCAATTTATTTTGTCTTTATCATCGTGATTGTCGGAATAATTGCTTCGCCAAATAGTGATGCCACCATAGATAATTTGAGGACTGTATTTTTCAAAAATATGGAGTTCAATCTCAATTTACTTTTGGCATTAATTAGTGAAATAGTTATTCTATTTTATCTATTCAATAAAAATGTGAAAAATAAATTTGAAAAACAAAGTGATAGCTTGGATTCTACAAGTCAATTAGATGCAGAAAAAGAATTTTTAAGAAAGCAAAGAGAAGAAGATGTGAAAAGCTATGCTCATCAGCACCAAGAAAAATACAACAATGGGAAAATCAACACTCAAAATCTACAGTTTTCTACACAAATGATAGTTTTGCATTTGTCTATTATCTTGGGAACATTTTTCTACTTTGCAGCCAATACAGACAAGTTGCCTATTCAAATCAATTTGGGAGTAGTAGGGCAGTTTGCTTTTGTAATTGTGTTTGCTGCCGTACAGACCATTGCTGAAGTACTGGTTTTTTTAAAGAAGGGAAAAGAAGCGTAA
- a CDS encoding cytochrome c oxidase subunit 3, whose amino-acid sequence MAAEVIAESTQPQMNAPVRSMWDGGNEPLKASYGKLMMWFFLLSDVFTFGAFLISYGVARFAFPSFGKSPDEFVFSQSYWPIPEKVFNSMPFFHGADLPLVFVGIMTFILIMSSVTMVLAVEAGHSNALNEDERQAEVEKWMLWTILGGIAFLSCQAWEWSHFIHGTEMFITSMDEVAATTGFGANLTINQYGPPLFADFFFFITGFHGCHVFIGVLLNILVFYNVVMGVYRRRGHYEMVEKVGLYWHFVDLVWVFVFTFFYLV is encoded by the coding sequence ATGGCAGCAGAAGTTATTGCAGAATCTACTCAACCTCAAATGAATGCGCCAGTACGCAGCATGTGGGATGGTGGAAACGAACCATTAAAGGCAAGTTATGGAAAGCTCATGATGTGGTTTTTCCTTCTTTCCGATGTTTTTACTTTTGGAGCTTTTCTTATTTCGTATGGAGTAGCTCGTTTTGCTTTCCCATCATTTGGTAAAAGTCCAGACGAATTTGTATTCTCACAAAGCTACTGGCCAATTCCAGAAAAAGTCTTTAATTCAATGCCTTTCTTCCACGGTGCAGACTTGCCATTGGTTTTTGTAGGTATTATGACATTTATCCTCATCATGAGTAGTGTTACGATGGTTTTGGCTGTTGAGGCAGGACACAGTAACGCTCTCAATGAAGACGAACGCCAAGCAGAAGTAGAAAAATGGATGCTTTGGACAATCTTGGGAGGTATAGCGTTTCTTAGCTGTCAGGCTTGGGAATGGTCTCACTTTATCCACGGAACAGAAATGTTTATTACAAGTATGGACGAAGTAGCTGCTACTACTGGATTTGGTGCAAATCTAACAATCAATCAATATGGACCACCACTTTTTGCAGACTTCTTCTTCTTTATTACTGGTTTCCACGGTTGCCACGTATTTATTGGTGTACTTCTCAATATCCTCGTTTTTTATAATGTAGTAATGGGAGTGTATCGTCGTAGAGGACACTACGAAATGGTAGAAAAAGTAGGTCTTTACTGGCACTTTGTAGATTTAGTTTGGGTATTTGTATTTACCTTCTTCTATCTCGTATAA
- a CDS encoding cytochrome C oxidase subunit IV family protein, with translation MAHVDSSLSPKEQRAKNIKKIWMVAGILAVVTAIEYVIAFTIAPSIYRNVVFILLTLVKAGYIVAEFMHLKHEQKYLIFAIIAPVVFVCWLILAMLIEGTTIFGIRFPELVM, from the coding sequence ATGGCTCACGTAGATTCATCTCTTAGCCCAAAGGAACAACGAGCTAAGAATATCAAGAAAATTTGGATGGTAGCAGGTATTTTAGCTGTCGTTACGGCAATTGAATACGTAATTGCTTTTACTATCGCACCAAGTATTTATAGAAATGTAGTCTTTATATTGCTTACGCTTGTAAAGGCTGGTTATATTGTTGCTGAATTTATGCACCTCAAGCACGAACAAAAATATCTTATCTTTGCTATTATAGCTCCTGTAGTTTTTGTTTGTTGGCTGATTTTGGCAATGCTTATTGAAGGGACTACTATTTTTGGAATCCGTTTTCCAGAATTGGTAATGTAA
- a CDS encoding SCO family protein — translation MSETSPNKKNYKSLAILLIILVLPAVFIFFLMTGETKHKKLPIMYDMRMEDFDPSFVEYKGCTPNFIDSTHRTTPFDLTNQLGKEITQKDLRGNIYVANFILTRCTQNICPKMASQMIRVQEAFKDDKDIKIVSYSIDPTYDTPEILKEYAESYDADNSKWYFLTGTEEEIFEQAKCSYFLPAQKKDSYVNIDHSERFVLVDRKGQIRGYYNGTRLDEVDKLIHEIQVLQLED, via the coding sequence ATGTCAGAAACATCTCCAAACAAGAAAAATTATAAAAGTTTAGCTATTCTACTCATTATTTTAGTCTTGCCTGCCGTATTTATATTCTTTCTCATGACAGGCGAAACCAAGCATAAAAAACTTCCAATTATGTATGATATGCGTATGGAAGATTTTGACCCTTCTTTTGTTGAATATAAGGGTTGTACTCCTAACTTTATAGATTCTACACACCGAACTACGCCTTTTGACCTTACAAATCAGTTAGGAAAAGAAATTACTCAAAAAGATTTGAGAGGAAATATTTATGTAGCTAATTTTATTTTGACACGCTGTACGCAAAATATTTGTCCGAAAATGGCATCGCAAATGATACGTGTACAAGAAGCCTTCAAAGATGATAAAGACATAAAAATCGTTTCATATAGCATTGACCCCACCTACGATACTCCAGAAATTTTGAAAGAATATGCTGAAAGCTATGATGCAGATAATTCAAAATGGTATTTCCTTACAGGAACAGAAGAAGAAATTTTTGAACAAGCAAAATGTAGTTATTTTCTTCCTGCTCAAAAGAAAGATTCCTATGTCAATATAGACCATTCCGAACGCTTTGTTTTGGTGGATAGAAAAGGGCAAATTAGAGGATATTACAACGGCACAAGACTAGACGAAGTAGATAAACTCATTCATGAAATACAAGTTCTTCAATTAGAGGATTAA
- a CDS encoding DUF420 domain-containing protein, whose amino-acid sequence MNTTIPSNNNSSTNPAIKWVIRILSIAIPLVVAILLSPSIETKIDFGFNTRILPHINAVFNSLTSLCLIAGFFAIKSKNIKLHRGLMMTAFVLSSLFLVSYVIYHASVPHTVFGGEGIVKNIYYVLLGSHILLSIVVVPLVLWAIYFAWTGKIDKHKKIVKWTFPIWTYVAITGVMVYFMISPYYQPL is encoded by the coding sequence ATGAATACAACTATTCCATCAAATAATAATTCTAGCACTAACCCAGCTATCAAATGGGTAATTCGTATTTTATCTATTGCTATTCCTTTAGTAGTAGCTATTTTACTTTCTCCTAGTATAGAAACTAAGATTGATTTTGGCTTTAATACTCGTATTTTGCCACACATCAATGCTGTTTTCAATTCGCTTACTTCTCTTTGCTTGATTGCTGGTTTTTTTGCTATTAAAAGTAAAAACATCAAACTTCATAGAGGACTTATGATGACAGCTTTTGTTTTGTCTTCTTTGTTTTTGGTATCCTACGTTATTTACCATGCCTCTGTTCCTCATACTGTTTTTGGAGGAGAAGGTATTGTCAAAAATATTTATTACGTTTTATTAGGCTCACATATCTTACTTTCTATTGTGGTCGTTCCTTTGGTATTATGGGCAATTTATTTTGCTTGGACAGGCAAAATTGATAAACACAAGAAGATTGTAAAATGGACTTTTCCTATCTGGACGTATGTCGCTATTACAGGTGTTATGGTTTATTTTATGATAAGTCCGTATTATCAGCCTTTGTAA
- a CDS encoding PP2C family protein-serine/threonine phosphatase, with the protein MNILLVGSTTIAQNSNSPNPVALEICADKPTSFAVLKNNIDNSCFQPISLQTLNQTEYQEHILLKVEIIDKKKKFIVFNKKIDSVKVFFPVTEQAKTFLSGRLVARSDKQLLSSMEISAIEVPLDYNYGQSFYIELVSSQQLPINADLEILTEREFEQNKVFIHHQDTIIHSIFQGMLWIILLYNLFIFAATKEQVYVAYSIYIFGFSIFNAQNSGFFSDYIIPNYPYFSSLVRIFGLAAAFLGHAYFTLEFLPKEVFGRFWKKFFHAYIIFVSFMTLVYIAVMYGTNNLDLYTKLSKTIHALMMVSLVSFLIYLAVKRWSDTMTKYYLLASLVLVLGAFIFNALQAFGIEGAGVIVEIGGVLEILIFSLGLGHRMKNLEKENARILEEQNRTLEQKVQERTQEISKQKEEILVQNEELHQQQEEIISQRDYIDTQNKQLKTANTQFTDSIRYAKTIQKAILPMKLRFQQHFEDSFVLFRPRDIVSGDFYWIYETKDQQTGEDTTLIAVLDCTGHGVPGAFISLIGFALLNEIVAKENITSPSKILKRLDERIQESLRQKQKHNLDGMDVAMCAIKKTNSYKLADYEIKFAGAKRPIHFIKDNQLCEIRGSKLSIGGMTKKRIVEKHSFEEQTIILSKNDKIYLSSDGFIDQNGENNRKIGSAQLKKYFNDYHHLPFAEQKKKFEEILDKHQGKVKQRDDITILGLKL; encoded by the coding sequence TTGAATATTCTACTTGTTGGCTCTACTACTATTGCTCAAAATAGTAATAGCCCAAACCCTGTGGCTTTAGAAATCTGTGCAGATAAACCTACTTCTTTCGCAGTATTAAAAAATAATATAGATAATTCTTGTTTTCAGCCTATTTCCCTCCAAACGCTCAATCAAACAGAATATCAAGAGCATATTCTCCTTAAAGTTGAGATAATAGATAAAAAGAAAAAGTTTATTGTTTTCAACAAAAAAATAGACTCTGTCAAAGTTTTTTTTCCTGTTACTGAGCAAGCCAAAACATTTCTTTCTGGACGTTTGGTGGCTCGCTCTGATAAGCAACTTCTTTCAAGTATGGAAATCAGTGCTATCGAAGTTCCATTAGATTATAATTATGGTCAGTCGTTTTATATAGAACTGGTAAGTAGTCAGCAGCTTCCTATCAATGCTGATTTGGAAATACTGACGGAAAGAGAATTCGAACAAAACAAGGTCTTTATTCATCACCAAGACACCATTATTCACTCCATTTTTCAAGGCATGTTGTGGATAATTTTGCTCTATAATTTATTCATTTTTGCAGCTACAAAAGAGCAAGTGTATGTAGCTTACTCTATATATATTTTTGGATTTTCTATTTTCAATGCTCAAAATAGTGGGTTTTTCTCTGATTATATTATTCCAAATTATCCTTATTTTTCTAGTTTGGTACGTATTTTTGGATTGGCAGCTGCTTTTTTAGGTCATGCTTATTTTACTTTAGAGTTTTTACCAAAAGAAGTTTTTGGGCGTTTTTGGAAAAAGTTTTTTCACGCTTATATCATTTTTGTCTCCTTCATGACCCTTGTCTATATTGCAGTGATGTATGGGACAAATAATTTAGATTTATACACAAAACTTTCCAAAACTATCCATGCCTTAATGATGGTCAGCTTAGTATCTTTTTTAATTTACTTGGCTGTTAAAAGGTGGTCAGATACAATGACGAAATACTACCTATTAGCATCTTTAGTTTTAGTTTTGGGAGCTTTTATATTCAATGCTTTGCAAGCCTTTGGTATAGAGGGAGCAGGAGTTATTGTAGAAATAGGAGGTGTTTTAGAAATTCTAATTTTCTCTTTAGGGTTGGGGCATAGAATGAAAAATTTAGAGAAAGAAAATGCTAGAATTTTGGAAGAACAAAATCGAACATTAGAGCAAAAAGTACAAGAGCGAACCCAAGAAATAAGTAAGCAAAAAGAGGAAATATTAGTTCAAAATGAAGAGTTACATCAACAACAAGAAGAAATTATTTCTCAACGAGATTATATAGATACTCAAAACAAACAACTCAAAACAGCCAACACACAATTTACAGATAGCATTCGCTATGCCAAAACCATTCAGAAGGCGATTTTGCCTATGAAGCTACGCTTCCAACAACATTTTGAAGATTCTTTTGTGCTTTTTCGTCCTCGTGATATTGTCAGTGGCGATTTTTATTGGATTTATGAGACCAAAGACCAACAAACTGGAGAAGACACTACACTTATTGCCGTTTTGGACTGTACTGGACATGGAGTACCAGGTGCATTTATTTCATTGATTGGTTTTGCGCTTCTCAATGAAATTGTAGCGAAAGAAAATATAACCTCTCCATCAAAAATACTCAAAAGGCTTGACGAGCGCATCCAAGAATCACTAAGACAAAAGCAAAAACACAACTTAGATGGAATGGATGTAGCGATGTGTGCCATCAAAAAAACAAATTCTTATAAATTAGCAGATTATGAAATCAAATTTGCTGGTGCAAAGCGTCCGATTCACTTCATAAAAGACAATCAATTATGCGAAATACGAGGTAGCAAACTCTCAATAGGAGGAATGACAAAGAAAAGAATAGTCGAAAAACATAGTTTTGAAGAACAAACTATTATTCTTTCTAAAAATGATAAAATCTATCTCTCTTCTGATGGATTTATAGACCAAAATGGAGAAAATAACAGAAAAATAGGCTCTGCGCAGTTAAAAAAATACTTCAATGACTATCATCATTTACCTTTTGCAGAGCAAAAAAAGAAATTTGAGGAAATTTTAGATAAGCACCAAGGCAAAGTCAAACAGCGTGATGATATTACCATTTTAGGATTAAAACTTTAA
- a CDS encoding 7TM diverse intracellular signaling domain-containing protein: protein MPKLFFTRRFLSVLFIFLLLDSLSSNLVLAQKKTENTTGGFLVEVCQDNTIFSINDLKENCFEKISLDTLNTKTYQERIWLKITVTNTEKKFIDFNKNIDSIKAYYENNVFLAGSLVPRSQKQLDLSIAISAIQIPVYHQPFYVEIVSSRKDPISTGLEVLNEKNFKQIYVKERRQTVDFQLIFQGMLWIILLYNFFLFISSREKVYLAYSIYLFGFSLFTLQNSGLLVDYFSSEKPHFSLLFRMFGLAITAIGFFSFILTFLPKKILNTFWKRFFYIGIIFSAGMLIPYIIINYGLENSFVYDKISKAAHGIVLLMNLVFIGYLAKNYWSDIIVRYFLLGSACAMGGAFLSNILNSIFGDSLGDVYLVAQVGVISEILIFSLGLGYRMRSLEKENARILENQNRLLEQKVKERTKEITMKQEEIMVQNEELHQQQEEIISQRDYIEKQNQQLKTANTQFTDSVRYAKTIQKAILPMKQRVQTQFEDSFVLFRPRDFVSGDFYWIYETTDPITQEDIILVAVLDCTGHGVPGAFISLIGFAILNEIVSKELITKPSQIIKRLDERLQEALRQRQTQNRDGMDLALCSIKQVDSIHHSTGRKQFEILFAGAKRPLYYLKDDNFEEIRGSKFSVGGITKKKERATTAFEDHKIILTKGDKIYLTTDGYADQNGKEQQKIGSQKLKEYLQQLHTLPLAEQKNKLEQILDLHQGKYKQRDDITILGVKL from the coding sequence TTGCCAAAACTCTTTTTTACAAGACGATTTTTAAGCGTTTTGTTTATATTTTTACTTCTTGATAGCTTATCTTCAAACCTTGTTCTTGCACAAAAAAAGACAGAAAACACAACTGGTGGATTTTTAGTCGAAGTATGTCAAGACAATACTATTTTTTCTATCAATGACTTAAAAGAAAATTGTTTTGAGAAAATTTCTTTAGATACTTTGAATACAAAGACCTATCAAGAAAGAATTTGGCTCAAAATTACAGTTACAAACACAGAAAAAAAGTTTATTGACTTTAATAAAAATATAGATTCAATAAAAGCCTATTACGAAAACAATGTTTTTTTGGCTGGTAGTCTTGTTCCTCGTTCCCAAAAACAGCTTGACTTGAGTATTGCCATTAGTGCTATTCAAATTCCTGTGTATCATCAGCCCTTTTATGTAGAAATTGTTAGTAGTCGAAAAGATCCTATTTCTACTGGTTTGGAAGTTTTGAATGAAAAAAACTTCAAGCAAATTTATGTAAAAGAACGTCGACAGACTGTAGATTTCCAACTTATTTTTCAAGGAATGTTGTGGATTATTCTGCTCTACAACTTCTTTTTGTTTATTTCTAGTAGAGAAAAAGTGTATTTAGCATACTCTATCTATCTTTTTGGTTTTTCACTCTTCACATTACAAAACTCTGGGCTGTTAGTAGATTATTTTTCTTCTGAAAAACCTCATTTTTCGCTCCTTTTCCGAATGTTTGGACTTGCTATTACAGCAATTGGTTTTTTCTCTTTTATTCTGACCTTTCTTCCTAAAAAAATTTTAAATACATTCTGGAAACGATTTTTCTATATCGGAATTATTTTTTCAGCTGGAATGCTGATTCCTTATATTATCATCAATTATGGATTAGAAAATAGTTTTGTGTATGATAAAATTTCTAAAGCTGCACACGGAATTGTCTTACTGATGAACTTGGTTTTTATTGGTTATCTGGCTAAAAATTATTGGTCAGATATTATTGTAAGGTATTTTTTACTCGGTTCGGCATGTGCTATGGGAGGGGCATTTTTATCTAATATTTTAAATTCCATTTTTGGAGATTCTTTAGGGGATGTATATTTGGTAGCACAAGTGGGCGTAATTTCAGAAATTCTTATTTTCTCTTTGGGTCTAGGATATAGAATGCGAAGTCTAGAAAAAGAAAATGCTAGAATATTAGAAAACCAAAACAGACTCTTGGAACAGAAAGTAAAAGAACGAACCAAAGAAATTACTATGAAGCAGGAAGAGATAATGGTTCAAAACGAAGAATTACACCAACAGCAAGAAGAAATTATTTCGCAACGTGATTATATAGAAAAACAAAATCAACAACTCAAGACAGCCAACACACAGTTTACGGATAGTGTTCGTTATGCTAAAACCATTCAAAAGGCTATTTTGCCTATGAAGCAGCGTGTCCAAACACAGTTTGAGGATTCTTTTGTGCTTTTCCGTCCTCGTGATTTTGTCAGTGGGGATTTTTATTGGATTTATGAAACTACAGATCCAATTACACAAGAAGACATTATTTTGGTTGCTGTGTTGGACTGTACAGGACACGGCGTTCCAGGAGCATTTATTTCACTTATTGGTTTTGCTATCTTGAATGAAATTGTTTCGAAAGAGCTTATCACCAAACCTTCTCAAATCATTAAGCGATTAGACGAGCGTTTGCAAGAGGCTCTACGCCAAAGACAAACCCAAAATAGAGACGGAATGGATCTAGCACTTTGTTCCATCAAACAAGTTGATTCCATTCACCATTCTACGGGTAGAAAACAATTTGAGATTCTTTTTGCTGGTGCAAAACGTCCTTTATATTATCTTAAAGACGACAATTTTGAAGAAATAAGAGGAAGTAAATTTTCTGTGGGTGGAATTACAAAGAAAAAAGAAAGAGCAACTACAGCGTTTGAAGATCATAAAATTATTCTTACCAAAGGAGATAAAATCTACCTCACTACAGATGGTTATGCCGACCAAAATGGAAAAGAGCAGCAGAAAATAGGCTCTCA